From the Nostoc sp. PCC 7107 genome, the window TGTATTGCAGCTAGAACGTAGCCGTGCAGCTTTACGGGAAGCCCAGGCAGCTTTGTATCCTAGCGTAGACCTCAGTGCGGATGTGACTCGTAGTCAATCGGCTTCTAGTCAGCTGCAAGATACTTTAAGTGGCCGAGCCGGGGTAAGATCTAACAATGATGAACCTAGTACAGGTTTCAATGGTCAAGCCCAGTTGACATATAACATTTACACTTCAGGAAGACGGCAAGCTGCTATCAAAGAGGCTGAGGAACAGACACGTTTCAATGAATTGGATGTGGAGCGCCAATCTGAGGAAATCCGCCTGAACGTTAGTACCCAGTATTACGACTTGCAGGGAGCCGATGAGCAAGTGCGGATTAATCAGTCAGCCGTGGAAAATGCCCAAGCGAGTTTGCGTGATGCTGAAGCTTTAGAGCGTGCGGGAGTTGGTACTCGCTTCGATGTTTTGCGATCGCAAGTCAATTTAGCTAATGCTCAACAAGATTTAACTAATGCAATTTCTAATCAGCTGATAGCACGTCGGCAGTTAGTCACTACCCTAAGTTTGCCGCAAAATATCTCTATTAGTGCAGCAGATACAGTGCAATTAGCTGGTTTATGGGACAGGTCATTAGAAGACAGTATTGTTCTGGCTTTTCAAAATCGTCCAGAACTAAGACAGCAGCTGGCTCAACGGAATATTAGTGAACAACAGCGCCGACAAGCGTTAGCAGCTAATCTACCACAATTGAGTTTTGTGGCTAACTACAACCTGTTGGATCAGTTCGATGATAGTGTCAGCATTACTGATGGTTATTCAGTTGGGTTGAGAGCTAGTTGGAATTTATTTGATGGTGGAGCAGCACGAGCCAGAGCATCCCAAGCAAAAGCTAATATTGCGATCGCCGAAACAAACTTTGCAGAACAGCGTAACCAAGTCCGTTTCCAAGTGGAACAGGCTTTTTCTACCCAACGAGCTAATTTAGATAACGTTCAAACAGCTAATACTGCTTTAGAACAGGCTAGAGAAGCTCTCCGGTTGGCAAGGTTGCGCTTTCAAGCTGGGGTGGGTACGCAAACTGATGTGATTAACTCAGAAACTGACTTAACCAGAGCAGAAGGTAATCGAGTCACGGCTATCTTAAATTACAACCGGGCTTTAGCTCAATTACAGCGTGCGGTTACTATTAGGTCAGTTCGTTAATTAGTTAATGGTCAAGAGTCAATTGTCAATTGTCAATAGTTATGAGCCTTTTTAACTCTGGACTATGGACTATGGACTATTGACTCTAGACTGTTGACTATGGATTATTGACTCTAGACTACCCATGACTCAAGTTACATCACAAGAAATTGCCTTATTTCGTTCTCAGTTAATAGATGATCCTGTAGCGATGGAAGCGCTGGATTTGATTGAAGACTGTGAAGGAGATTTAGAAGATGCAGCCATGACACTCGCCATCAAAGCCGGACAAGAACCAGAAAGGGCGAATTCTGAATGGTTAGACGCTTTAGCGAAAAAATGGCGAGCAGTGATTTGTGAAGCAGAATTTAGAGAAGAATTACTGAATAACACTATTCTAGGGATGATGGCACACCTCAAAACAATGCCAACTTTCCCCAAAATTTTAGCGACACCAGTTTTAATCTATGTCCTCAAGCAAGGTGTGAACAATTTTTGTGAACCATTGGATGCGATTAAATCGGAAGTGGGGAGCGGGGAGTAGAGAGACAAGGGGAGAATAATAAATCAGCACTCATTACTCAACACTGGCTTTTGCTTCGCTACGCTAACAGCACTTTTTTACTGATACCCTGTTAATTAAGGCGAACTTCTCTTAGACAACTGTTATTAGATAAATGAATTACCTTGTTGCCGTATTACCAGATCGTATCCAGGCTGAAGCGGCTTATCTAGCGCTAGAAAAAGACAGCATCAATAGCATGATCCTCGGTAGGGGATATAAAACTGCTGATGAGTTTGGTTTGATTGATCCCCAAGAGCAAGCTAAAAAGCAAGCAAAGCTGATGGCATTTTGGCTAGTGCCATTTGGCTTTTTTGCTGGTTTTACCTTCAGCCTCATCACTGGTTTAGATACTTTTGCCTGGGCAGGTGAAATTGGCAATCACGTTGTTGGCGGACTACTGGGGGCTGGTAGCGGCGCTATGGGTGCTGTATTTGTTGGTGGTGGAGTAGGGATGATGACAGGTAGTGGTGATGCTTTACCCTATCGCAATCGCTTGGATGCTGGAAAGTACTTAATTGTAGTTCAGGGTTCAGAAACTCTAACTCGTCAAGCAACCAGAATATTACGTCAGTTTGAACCAGAAAATATTCAAGGTTACGCTGACGCTAAATAGCCAAAGATAAATGACCGTTGACCATTGACTATTGACTTTTAATAATGTTGTCACGAGAAGAACTGTTAAAGGGTGTAGAAAATCGAGATAGTGTTGCGCGTGTAATCGATCAGGCGGAACAAGCAATCAAAACCTGGGAAGTAGTGTTGACGGATTTTTTATCGCCGCCAGAATTAGCAGAAATTCAACGAATTTTCAATCGATTAACTGAAGTGCAGTTATTGGCTTGGGGTGGATATCCCCAAGCAGAACGCCAAAGAATGGCGATCGCTCGTGGGGAACTTCCCTTAGATGAATCACAAGTTGCGCTGGTTGTCCTAGAAGTTGCCGGCAATTTTTTGTTTGATACCGCTACTCACCGGGACTTTTTAGGGGCAATGCTGGGAACAGGAATTGTCCGTGAGAAGACGGGAGACGTTATTGTTTTGGGCGAACGCGGCGCACAGGTAATTGTTGTGCCAGAAATCGCCGAATTTTTAGAAATGAATCTGCAACAGGTGCGGTCAGTTCCTGTGAAAACCCAGCGGATAGATATTAGTGAGTTGAAAATCCGCGAACCGAAGAAAAAAGAATTAACAACTGTAGAGGCTTCTTTAAGATTAGATGCGATCGCCAGTGCTGGTTTTGGTATGTCTCGCAGCAAAATGGTAGATTTAATCGATGCTGGCGATGTACGCGTTAACTGGAAGGATATTACCCAAGCAAGTTTTCAAGTTAAATCCGGCGATTTAGTGGCGATTCGCGGTAAAGGACGTTTAGAAGTTGGAGAGGTGGCGATTACGAAAAAAGACCGTTACCGTGTTCAACTAACGCGATATATGTAACCCAAATAATGATGTTTTAAATTTACCCAAAACCATTTTAGAGATGTAGTAATGCTACATCTCTAAATTTTGTCTCAGCTTTTCAGTTGTCTAGTTAATTAGCTACCTCAGCCAATTCAATAACCCTTCCTTCATAGTCTTTAACTAAGAAATTTAAAGGCTTTTGGTTGCGAATTTTGAATTTTAAACCACGAGTTTCCACCCGTAATAAAATCATGTCTAGGCATTCGCGGTCAAAACAAACATGACGCTGCTGATTTTTGCTGCCTAAACTAGCGCCTGTAATGACGTGTAACTGGGTATTCTTCTTCAGTTGATACCAAAGTCCTTCGTTGGCATTATTCATTGTTTTACTAGACCAACTGGGACTTGTGGACATATACAACGGATCAATAGCAGTTGCGCCAATGGTTTGTTCATAGTTGTAGTAGTAGTGCAAAGGCACTTCAGCGGCTGGCAAATCTAGCAGCCCTTCATACAACTGTCGCGCAATTTCCAAATCGGACACCATCACAGTGTGGACTTTGGGCGCACTGGTGAGGAACATCCACATAGCGCCAGCATAAGCTGCAAGCAGCATCACCATAATGCCTTGGGTAGAAAACAAACTATCCAAAGGCAGGGATGGTAAAAATGAGCCTAAAGTCAACGGGGCAAGCAAAAACTGCATTACATTAGCTGCTATAACCATGAACAAATAAAGATTGTATAAGGGAGCCGCTTTTATTTTTATTGATAAAGACTAAGATTAAGTCCTTGTTTCTAGTGTATCAATACTAAAGTAGTCTGAGCTTCGACAGCAAACTGACCCTGAATAAAATTTTATGGGCAAAATTTTACGAGCAGAATTTTACGGGTTGCACTCTGGGGCTGTTGTTATAAACATTATCTTAACAACTCTTAGCTAAAAGGCTTATGCAAATTCCTCATTTTCCCGAAACTAATCACCCGCTAGTTAAGTCGCTGTTTCATCATAATGACCAGGAACTGCTGAGTTTATTTCAGCGCTATCCAGAGGCTGGCAAGTATTTTACGGTGATTTTTTGTCGTTATAGCCCGATAGTCTATACCTTAATTCAACATTCAGCGCGATCGCCTGTCCAGGCCGATTATCTGTTTGCTTTGACTTGGCGACATATTTATTACGAACTTGGCGGATTGGATTTAGACAATCCTCAGCCAGGACAAGAAGGCTTAACTTTACAAAATTGGCTAATTAACATTACCGCTTTTTGTATTAACGAGATTGAACTTCCGCCAACGGAAGCCATTCATTATTCTTTACCAGCTACTTCTCCGCCATTATGGTGCTATGTAGAAAAAGCTTTAGACCAACTACCAGCGATATTACGTTTGATGGTGCTGATGGCGCAAACTTTTCATTGGAGCGAAACCCGAATAGCGGCTTATTTGCAAGCTGAAGGCGAAAGAATTGCCCCTGCCGAAGTAGCCAATTTTCTCCAGGAAGGCTATCGTATGCTAGAGGACAAATTACCTGCTGATATCCGCGCTATCTACTTGGGAGAGAATTTACTTCAAGCATCAACTACGTAATATTGCTGATTTATCAGGTGATTATGCCGCAGACAATAAAACTTTTACTTTAACTTTATACTTTAAGCCGAAATTTCACGGGTAAGTTTTATGCAGCAACGGCGTTTATTCCCAAAGCATAATATTTTGGATTCCGCTAACACTTTTAACTCTAGAAGTTATGGGTTTTGGCTTCTCAAGGGTATCACTACTGGACGACGGGTTGATAAATTCCAGTTTTTTACTTTTTACTTTTTACTTTTTACTTTTTTATTGATTCCCATCGCTGTAAAGGCCAGTGATATTACCCAACAACTGCATCGTCCGTTAAGCAGTTCTAATTGGCAATATTCCAGAGATGAAGCTGATAGTTTGCTGCGAATTGGTGAACAACAATATCGCTCTGGAAATGGGGCGAAGACTATTGATTCTTGCTTACAAGCTTTAGATATTTATCATTCAGTTGGTGACGTTAGATCTACAGGTTTAACTTATGAATTATTAGCGAAAGCTTATATTCAACAGGAGCGTTTTAAAGAAGGGGAAGACGCTTTACGCCGCCGATTAGCGATCGCAAGAGATAGCAAAGATTTTCAAGCGCAAATTTTTGCACTAAATAATATCGCCGCGATTCTCCTTCAAGGAGGTGAAACAGCCGCAGCAGGTCGCACAGTCCAAGAAGCATTAACAATTGCTCAAGGTGTAAACAATATCGAAGGTAAAGGACTTTCTTTGAGCAATTTAGGTTTAGTATCTGCGAGATCGGGTGATTATAATCAGGCGATTAAACTTTATGAAACTGCTTTGACTTATCGCCGTCAAAAAAATGACCCAATTGGGGAAGCAAATACGCTCAATAATTTAGGTGATGCTTATCTGGCTGCGGGGAATTATCCAGATACCATTGGTACTTATGGGTTAGCAATGCGGTTGGCAAGAATTAATGGCGATCGCACTATTCAATTACGCGCTATTGATGGTTTAGTGAAAGCGCATACTTCCGTCGGACGTAATGAACGGGCTTTTGAATTACTCCAAGAGCGTTTAGTGATCGCTCAAGAATTACAAAATTTACCAGAACAATTGAAAACTTTTGAATCTTATGCTGAGTTCTATGAGCAGTTAGGTAATTATTCTACTGCTAAGAATTTTTACGAAAGAGCAATTGCGATCGCCAATAGTATAGAAGACACAAAACGCGAACTGGTGTTAAAAGATAGATTAACAAAGTTGCAGAAAAAGCGAAATTGATGTTTACGGTATTCATCTGTTGATCAAAATATACGCGGAAAAACTAGATCCCCGATTTCTTCCAGAAATCGGGGATCTAGTTTTATTTGAGAAAAAATACATAGCAGTTTTCGACTCAGGAAAGTACAGGAAAAAATAATTAACCGCAGATGCACGCAGATGTAGATGCGCTCTTCGGCTCGCAGGCTACGCGGATGGAATTGTGTGATTGCCCTCAATTGGCTGCGACTATGTGATATAAAAAAAATAAATATAAATTAGCTTAAAAAATCTCAATTACAGTCGGAATTCTCAGTAATTTTTATTGTATAAATACCTAAATTAATCAAAATAAATATATTTATTGAGCAGGTTGCACTATCCCTGATTGTTTACAGAGTAAATAAGATTAATTATGCCTTTAGATTTAGAAAGATTTTATCAGGCTTGTAATCCTAGTCGCCCTCTTATGATGGGAGATGCAAGCGATCGCCGCTATTATATCGATTTTGCGGCGGTGCGGGGGGGCAAAATTATTGAGGCTTTGCTGCGAACAATTACCCGCATTTCCCCAGATATTCCCACTTGTCAATTGTTTACCGGACATTTGGGTTGTGGAAAATCTACAGAATTATTGCGATTGAAAGCCGAGTTAGAAGAACAAAAATTTCATGTAGTTTATTTTGAATCTACCCATGTCTTAGAAATGGCAGATGTAGACATAACAGATATTTTACTAGCGATCGCCGGACAAGTCAGCGAAAGTCTCGAAGCTAGAAAAATCCGCCTTAAGCCGAGTTACTTCACAAAATTATTTACAGAAATTGTTGATTTTCTCCAAACACCAATTGACTTGGGAGTAGAAGCAGAATTATCTGTGGGGATAGCCAAAATCACCGCCAAAACTAAAGAAAGTCCCCAACTGCGGCGACGGTTAAGAGATTATCTCGAACCGCGTACTCAAAATATTTTGCAGTCCATCAATAAAGAACTCCTAGAACGCGCCAATAACGAACTGAAAAATCAAGGTAAAAAAGGTCTAGTAGTAATTGTTGATAACTTAGATCGGGTAGCGATTCGGCCTTTACCATCTGGGCGATCGCTGCCAGAATATTTATTTATTGAACGTGGTGAGCAATTACGTAAACTCGCGTGCCATTTAGTTTACACGATTCCCTTGTCTTTAATTTTCTCTAACGATAGTGCCGAACTTCAGCATCGTTTAGGTGGTGGGGTTGCGCCCAAGGTTTTACCGATGATCCCTGTGCGTCTGCGTTCTGGGGAAATATTTAACCAAGGGTTAACACTCATGCGACAAATGGTGTTAGCGAGAGCCTTTCCTGACATCGAACCAGGCGATCGGTTAGGCTTATCTACAGAGGTATTTGATAACCTGGAAACCTTAGATCGATTGTGCTTGATTAGCGGTGGTCATGTACGGGATTTACTAGGGCTGTTATTTGACTGTTTAAGAGAGCAAGATCCACCATTTGAGCGCGACTGCGTAGAACTAGTGATTCAACGCCAAAGAGACTATCGCGCTCACGCCATTGACTCCCATGAATGGGAACTCATTTTTCAGGTGGTACAACAGCAACGAGTCGGTGGTGATATCGCCTATCACACCCTGTTACGTAGCTTGTTTGTCTTTGAATATCGTGATCATCGAGGTGCTTGGTTTGCTGTCAACCCAGTCATAGCAGAGACGCAAAAATTTACAACATGGTTGAACACACACAAGCAGACATAAAATCTGCTAACCAGAGGGCGTTGCGGAGTTTAAGCAGAGCGATTTCTCTGTCACGGGGACAATTCTCGGTAGTTTTGGTGTGTTGCAACTATCGCGTCTTGCAAGCACAAATACTGCAACAATTAGAAGCATCTTCTCTAGGCTCAATCAAACAACTCGTTTTACCCCACAATGCGAGAAGTCTTTACAGCACCATTCATGTTCAGCTGCGTACTGATGAACAGCAACCAGCTGCATTAAATATCTTGGGTTTAGAGTCAGTAGAACGGATTGATGACTTACTGAGTTCAATAAATCAAATCCGCGATGAATTTCCTAAACGTCATTCATTCCCGATGATTTTTTGGGTGAATGATCAAGTCTTGCAAAAAGTCGTGCGTTTAGCGCCAGATTTTGCGAGTTGGGCGGCGACACCAATTCGTTTTGAAATGACAACAACTCAATTACAAGAATTTTTGCGTCAAGAAACAGACTCTTTATTTGCGACAGTTTTACCGACACAGCATCAAGATAATCAAGGTACACACTCTACCTTAGAGCAAGTCTGGGAACATAACGATGAACTCCACTGTGCAATTCAAGAGTTGCGCCAGCGGGGGATTACCTTAGAACCAGAACTATACGCCAGTTTAGAATTTGTTTTTGGTTTAGATAATTATGTTGGCGATCGCATTGGGCGAGCCTTAACTCATTTTCAACAAAGCTTAATAATTTGGCAACAATTAGCATTAGAAAATGAGTCAGATAATCTTAACCAAACAATTCCCAATACCTGGACTACAGAATTAGATATTCTGAGCAATCATACTTCGCCTTTAGTGCGCCAAGGAGTATTACTTTATTATTTAGGATTATGTTATTCTCGCCTCGCCGAGCAGAATCAAATTGAAAACCGCCGCTGTTGGGATGAATCTAAAGCTTATTTACAGCAATCATGTAATGTTTTACAGTTAGCGCAACGACCAGATATAGTCGCTGAATTTATTAGTCAACTCGCAGAAGTTTTAGAACATCTACAAGAATGGTCAGAATTACAAACTGTAGCTCAAAAATCTTTAGAACTACATCAAATTTATGGTAGTCAAATTCAACTTGCTTGTGATTATGGTTTTTTAGCCCAAGTAGCTTTGCAACAGTCGCGGTGGATGCAGGCGAGTATTTTAGCTCATGTATCTTTATTAAAATTAGGAGAAGCCCAAAGACAAGGCGCTTCTCACCAATATTTATTTCCCTTATTGTTGGCGCAAATTTATTATTTAATTCTAGCGGAAGCCCAGCAAAGTTTAGGCGACCATAAAATTGCCAACGAATATTTAGATAAAGCCGCGAAAGAATTACCCAATGCTTTAGAAAACAGCGCCCATCAATATAATGCCCATCGTTATATTCGCTTATTGCGGACACTGCGATCGCTTTATTTTGCCGCTGGGCGATATCTGGAAGCCTACACTATCAGACAAAAACGGCGTTCTGTTGAACAGCAATACGGCTTTCGGGCTTTTATTGGGGCGGGACGCTTGCAACCCCAAAGACAAGCCACTAACCCAGCCTTGATGTCACCCTCTGGAACTAGCAGCGTCGCCCTAGAAATTGCGGCTTCCGGTCGAGAAGGCGATATTAATAACTTAATTGGCAAAATTAGCCGCACTGACCAAAAGCTGATGGTAATTCACGGTCAGTCAGGCGTAGGTAAAAGTTCCACCGTCAGCGCTGGACTAGTACCAGCATTACAAAATCGTACCGTAGGCGATCAAATTGCCGTACCTGTAGTTATCCAAGTTTACACAGATTGGGTACGAGAATTTGGTAAAGCTTTAACTGCGGCGATGTCTCAAGTTAACGGCGAAGAAGCTTTAGAAGTAGCCGCATCTGACAGCAACGTCCCCACAACTACCGCCGATATTTTGGCACAATTAACCGCAAATGCGAATAATCATTTAATTACAGTTTTAATTTTTGACCAATTTGAAGAATTTTTCTTTACTTGTATTCAATTAGCTCAAAGGCAAGAATTTGATAGATTTTTGCGAGATTGCTTGAATATTTCCTTCATTAAAATTGTCTTTTCCCTCAGAGAAGATTATTTATATCGGCTGTTAGAATTTAGAAATTTATCAGCCTTAGAAGCGATAGATTATAATATCCTCGATAAAAATATTCGTTATCAATTAAATAATTTTTCACCCGAATATGCCAAAGTCATCATTCAAAAGTTAACTGAGCGATCGCAAATGAGCTTGGAACCAGCTTTAATAGATGCTTTGGTTGCAGATTTATCAGCAGACTTAGGAGAAGTCAGACCAATTGAATTACAAGTTGTCGGCGCACAAATCCAAGATGAGAGAATTAATACTTTAGCGCAATATCAACCATATCGACCGAATAAACTAATTGAACGTTATATTAGGGAATTAATCAAAGACTGCGGCCCCGAAAATGAACGAGCGGCTTTACTAGTTTTATATTTACTCACCGATGAAAC encodes:
- a CDS encoding TolC family protein, whose protein sequence is MKGQQLFHKRQQLFHSFLPGVTAAVLTTQPAWAGTVKVSSIQQKSSSSVVTFSESHNLVADNTNTQLPKTANQIFPDAVSNSELTTFNVPNLSNHSNRGTLAENPGVALAQISQKNQGGVVDATPTLNFSQNLEQRNSRKVQKQKKSATAVREKLNNTSVNSATSQASASQKNTVFLSAIQQPAASRPNLKTQLPIVRQTAVKGAGAAQLLAARSCSQQIGISTTLSLYSKGCEQQKLTGELTAQNNTATPSAAEVTPDATTVPSNADFTPTEIAPTATPTVTEAAPNSPVPSNVNPAPSGAVPVPENLIPSANSLQFPTKAEEVTVQGNQPITLEQALELAKRNNRELQVSVLQLERSRAALREAQAALYPSVDLSADVTRSQSASSQLQDTLSGRAGVRSNNDEPSTGFNGQAQLTYNIYTSGRRQAAIKEAEEQTRFNELDVERQSEEIRLNVSTQYYDLQGADEQVRINQSAVENAQASLRDAEALERAGVGTRFDVLRSQVNLANAQQDLTNAISNQLIARRQLVTTLSLPQNISISAADTVQLAGLWDRSLEDSIVLAFQNRPELRQQLAQRNISEQQRRQALAANLPQLSFVANYNLLDQFDDSVSITDGYSVGLRASWNLFDGGAARARASQAKANIAIAETNFAEQRNQVRFQVEQAFSTQRANLDNVQTANTALEQAREALRLARLRFQAGVGTQTDVINSETDLTRAEGNRVTAILNYNRALAQLQRAVTIRSVR
- a CDS encoding photosystem II S4 domain protein, yielding MLSREELLKGVENRDSVARVIDQAEQAIKTWEVVLTDFLSPPELAEIQRIFNRLTEVQLLAWGGYPQAERQRMAIARGELPLDESQVALVVLEVAGNFLFDTATHRDFLGAMLGTGIVREKTGDVIVLGERGAQVIVVPEIAEFLEMNLQQVRSVPVKTQRIDISELKIREPKKKELTTVEASLRLDAIASAGFGMSRSKMVDLIDAGDVRVNWKDITQASFQVKSGDLVAIRGKGRLEVGEVAITKKDRYRVQLTRYM
- a CDS encoding lipopolysaccharide assembly protein LapB; this translates as MQQRRLFPKHNILDSANTFNSRSYGFWLLKGITTGRRVDKFQFFTFYFLLFTFLLIPIAVKASDITQQLHRPLSSSNWQYSRDEADSLLRIGEQQYRSGNGAKTIDSCLQALDIYHSVGDVRSTGLTYELLAKAYIQQERFKEGEDALRRRLAIARDSKDFQAQIFALNNIAAILLQGGETAAAGRTVQEALTIAQGVNNIEGKGLSLSNLGLVSARSGDYNQAIKLYETALTYRRQKNDPIGEANTLNNLGDAYLAAGNYPDTIGTYGLAMRLARINGDRTIQLRAIDGLVKAHTSVGRNERAFELLQERLVIAQELQNLPEQLKTFESYAEFYEQLGNYSTAKNFYERAIAIANSIEDTKRELVLKDRLTKLQKKRN
- a CDS encoding P-loop NTPase fold protein, with amino-acid sequence MPLDLERFYQACNPSRPLMMGDASDRRYYIDFAAVRGGKIIEALLRTITRISPDIPTCQLFTGHLGCGKSTELLRLKAELEEQKFHVVYFESTHVLEMADVDITDILLAIAGQVSESLEARKIRLKPSYFTKLFTEIVDFLQTPIDLGVEAELSVGIAKITAKTKESPQLRRRLRDYLEPRTQNILQSINKELLERANNELKNQGKKGLVVIVDNLDRVAIRPLPSGRSLPEYLFIERGEQLRKLACHLVYTIPLSLIFSNDSAELQHRLGGGVAPKVLPMIPVRLRSGEIFNQGLTLMRQMVLARAFPDIEPGDRLGLSTEVFDNLETLDRLCLISGGHVRDLLGLLFDCLREQDPPFERDCVELVIQRQRDYRAHAIDSHEWELIFQVVQQQRVGGDIAYHTLLRSLFVFEYRDHRGAWFAVNPVIAETQKFTTWLNTHKQT